A genomic stretch from Pristiophorus japonicus isolate sPriJap1 chromosome 6, sPriJap1.hap1, whole genome shotgun sequence includes:
- the LOC139265634 gene encoding insulin receptor substrate 2-A-like, producing MASSPNYYHQEQLLLHRHYNNRGDNENSRRAGDAAARRRTASAVRSVDGHAADLAARESPVNNTPTARLELGADSAQREPVPSNVREAMFASDNNNGGGGARQPAACSTPRGEAAAATGRERAVAAAAAATATTSTSTTMDGYEDVKKYGYMRKQKHGHKRFFVLKGQSHLGPARLEYYDSEKKWRNRSAAPKRVIPLYQCFTVSRRADAKSKYLVALYTKDEYFAMVAENDQEQESWYSAISELMNEGKKIVLEPDEVDENYGNFTPGTVFKEVWQINVKPKGLGQTKNLTGVYRLCLSSKMIHFVKINSDVPSVHLQLMNIRRCGHSENFFFIEVGRSASIGPGELWMQVDDSVVAQNMHETILETMRALKAFTEFRPRSKSQSSGTNPISFLTRRHLGNLPPSQTGLQRRSRTESMTGTSASKNEAYRFRTSSEGEGTMTRPFGSVTGSLIHLNSARMGLSRGDGCGRYVKPPFGPSNHSRSVSLPVTYLPSTTSPVSVSSSSGHGSASDPLTRPSSSSICGSPSDGGFISSDEYGSSPGDFRYFRVRSNTPDSLGNTPPIQEENCLCDYISMDRHINAVNHESRTRDDYIVAEKGYRKRTHSLTTSGAVIMHQKTTQTTSSLDESNIESNLEGISSHVSCSASPKLTCNPYHEDYSDVEIGSSVNQSQNRPRDDGYMPMMPGVASASHNRNHDYMPMNLKSISAPKQIGTLPPSQMDSRGYMVMSPNDSSSPVRSIFTEYGSKLLGSNNEKISNSDYMDMSQRNLNTQKLSNDCFYNLSSPDAPKSYSSYYSLPRSFKALSQENDDEYVPMCSPGKLIYGGASMFTGTISHSGLVHEASHSPRTQNQVERVLQKGRVDRPTRLSLDTAEVNAIPRLFEHSLPPEPKSPGEYINIAFSEKTSNTPYSLSAEGSPSSLGSSSEHRRSPLSDYMSVDLDVQSPKPAILSSNSLTGMTIASSSSITRNQPNDAYISVPLGATCVSTPAEVDDYTEMTFNLAVTATRPALPKLDRVEVTSPTAIVKRLCIIDQYPSMNTFPVSIPPSDANHGPKVIRADPQGRRRHSSETFSSTPTVAPPSPFADGSKRHSSASFDNVWPKPNDSVGDEHRSTMCRNTSAGFQNGLNYIALDLREDHGCSESNGTVQTPHHLQIASSIDARGYASIDFTKSDGLKYTSTSED from the coding sequence ATGGCGAGCTCGCCCAATTATTACCACCAGGAGCAGTTACTACTACACCGGCACTACAACAACAGAGGGGACAATGAAAACAGCCGCCGCGCTGGGGACGCGGCAGCTAGAAGAAGGACGGCGTCAGCGGTAAGAAGTGTTGACGGACACGCGGCGGATTTGGCAGCGCGCGAGAGCCCCGTTAACAACACGCCAACGGCTCGGCTCGAGCTGGGAGCTGATTCCGCGCAGCGCGAGCCGGTACCTTCCAATGTGCGCGAGGCGATGTTCGCCAGCGACAACAACAACGGCGGCGGCGGCGCGCGCCAGCCGGCTGCCTGTTCCACGCCGCGTGGCGAGGCGGCTGCCGCCACCGGGCGCGAGCGGGCAGTAGCGGCGGCGGCGGCAGCCACCGCCACCACCTCGACGTCGACTACTATGGACGGTTACGAGGACGTCAAGAAATACGGCTACATGAGGAAGCAGAAGCACGGCCACAAGCGTTTCTTCGTCTTGAAGGGGCAAAGCCACCTGGGTCCGGCCAGACTAGAGTACTACGACAGCGAAAAGAAATGGAGAAACCGATCGGCCGCCCCCAAGAGGGTCATTCCCCTCTACCAGTGCTTTACGGTTAGCAGGCGAGCAGATGCCAAAAGTAAATACCTCGTCGCCCTGTACACAAAAGATGAGTACTTTGCCATGGTGGCAGAGAACGATCAAGAACAAGAGAGCTGGTACTCGGCTATAAGTGAACTCATGAACGAAGGAAAGAAGATAGTGTTGGAGCCTGATGAAGTCGATGAGAACTATGGTAATTTTACCCCTGGCACCGTTTTCAAAGAAGTGTGGCAGATTAATGTGAAGCCCAAAGGGTTAGGGCAGACCAAGAACCTGACGGGGGTGTACAGATTGTGTCTTTCCAGCAAGATGATCCATTTTGTTAAAATCAATTCCGATGTGCCTTCTGTGCATTTGCAGCTGATGAACATCAGGAGGTGTGGTCACTCTGAGAACTTTTTCTTTATTGAGGTTGGTCGTTCCGCTTCTATTGGCCCTGGTGAGTTGTGGATGCAGGTAGATGACTCGGTGGTAGCTCAAAACATGCATGAAACAATTTTGGAGACAATGAGGGCTTTGAAAGCTTTCACTGAGTTTCGCCCCAGAAGTAAAAGCCAGTCCTCTGGGACTAACCCCATATCATTTTTGACTCGAAGACACCTTGGTAATTTGCCACCTAGTCAGACTGGATTGCAAAGGCGCTCCAGGACTGAGAGCATGACCGGTACATCTGCATCCAAGAATGAGGCATATCGTTTTCGGACATCCAGTGAAGGTGAAGGTACAATGACGAGACCCTTTGGCTCTGTTACTGGGAGTTTAATACACTTAAATTCTGCCAGGATGGGCTTaagcaggggtgatgggtgtgggCGGTACGTAAAGCCACCCTTTGGCCCCTCAAACCATAGTAGGTCAGTGTCTCTGCCTGTGACATACTTGCCATCAACTACAAGCCCCGTAAGTGTTTCTTCCAGCAGTGGGCATGGTTCTGCATCTGATCCTCTTACACGCCCATCTAGTTCATCCATTTGTGGTTCTCCAAGTGATGGTGGATTTATTTCCTCCGATGAATATGGGTCTAGTCCTGGGGACTTTAGGTACTTCCGTGTTCGGAGTAATACACCAGATTCACTTGGTAACACGCCACCAATTCAAGAAGAAAATTGCTTGTGTGATTATATCTCAATGGACAGACATATAAATGCTGTCAATCATGAAAGCAGAACAAGAGATGACTACATTGTTGCTGAGAAAGGATACAGAAAGAGGACCCACTCTCTAACCACCTCCGGTGCAGTGATAATGCACCAAAAAACTACGCAGACAACTTCATCTTTGGATGAGTCTAATATTGAATCTAACCTTGAGGGTATTAGTAGCCATGTATCATGTTCTGCATCACCAAAGTTGACCTGTAATCCTTACCATGAAGATTATAGTGATGTTGAGATTGGGTCCTCGGTTAACCAAAGCCAAAACAGACCAAGAGATGATGGTTATATGCCAATGATGCCTGGTGTTGCATCTGCTAGCCATAATAGAAACCATGATTATATGCCAATGAATCTTAAAAGCATTTCTGCTCCAAAACAAATTGGTACTTTGCCACCAAGTCAAATGGACTCGAGGGGATATATGGTCATGTCCCCCAATGATAGCAGCTCTCCAGTGCGAAGCATATTTACAGAGTATGGTTCTAAACTATTGGGCAGCAACAATGAAAAAATATCAAATAGTGACTATATGGACATGTCCCAAAGAAACCTAAATACACAGAAATTATCCAATGATTGCTTCTATAATCTTTCTAGTCCTGATGCTCCTAAATCCTACAGCTCCTATTATTCCCTGCCTCGATCATTCAAAGCTCTTTCACAGGAAAATGATGATGAATATGTACCTATGTGCTCACCAGGAAAGTTGATATATGGAGGGGCATCAATGTTTACTGGCACTATTAGCCACAGTGGTTTAGTTCATGAAGCTTCTCATTCTCCAAGGACGCAAAACCAAGTTGAGCGTGTTCTACAAAAAGGAAGGGTTGACAGACCCACAAGATTATCACTAGACACGGCCGAAGTAAACGCTATACCAAGACTGTTTGAGCATAGTTTGCCGCCAGAGCCAAAAAGTCCAGGAGAATACATTAATATTGCTTTTAGTGAGAAAACTAGTAATACACCATACTCTCTATCAGCAGAAGGATCCCCCTCTTCACTTGGCTCCAGCAGTGAACACAGACGGTCTCCATTATCAGACTACATGAGTGTAGATTTAGATGTACAATCACCGAAGCCAGCTATTCTTTCCTCAAATTCTTTGACTGGTATGACCATTGCTTCAAGTTCAAGCATAACCAGAAACCAGCCAAATGATGCCTACATCAGTGTTCCTCTTGGTGCCACTTGTGTCAGCACACCTGCTGAGGTAGATGATTATACCGAAATGACATTTAATTTGGCAGTAACAGCCACTCGTCCTGCTTTGCCGAAACTGGACCGTGTAGAGGTGACTAGTCCTACTGCCATTGTGAAGAGATTGTGTATTATCGATCAGTATCCTAGTATGAATACCTTTCCTGTCTCTATTCCTCCCTCTGATGCCAATCATGGTCCAAAGGTGATCCGTGCTGACCCACAGGGAAGAAGGCGACACAGCTCGGAGACATTCTCCTCGACACCCACAGTGGCACCACCTTCTCCCTTTGCTGATGGTAGTAAAAGACACAGCTCGGCTTCATTTGATAATGTTTGGCCTAAGCCAAATGACAGCGTTGGTGATGAGCACAGGAGTACCATGTGCAGAAATACATCTGCAGGTTTTCAGAATGGATTGAACTATATTGCTTTAGACTTGAGGGAAGATCACGGATGCTCTGAATCAAATGGAACCGTGCAGACTCCACATCACCTCCAAATCGCCAGCAGTATAGATGCTAGAGGCTATGCCAGCATAGACTTTACCAAATCAGATGGGCTGAAATATACCTCTACATCTGAAG